From a single Micromonospora sp. WMMD1102 genomic region:
- a CDS encoding MSMEG_6728 family protein encodes MQTFLPYPDFGETARSLDQLRLGKQRVETIQVLRGLVRPGYGWRHHPAVKMWAGYEEALVRYGLDICAEWVSTGRADTCAATLVADLAATCGLTEVRRQPELSTAGELPPWIGREELHLSHRSSLLRKDPVHYGPIFGDVPEVPYVWPASDRPPSCRPPSPPSAPSPQSPPSPPSEES; translated from the coding sequence ATGCAGACCTTCCTGCCGTATCCGGACTTCGGCGAGACCGCCCGGAGTCTCGACCAGTTGCGGCTGGGCAAGCAGCGGGTCGAGACGATCCAGGTGCTCCGCGGCCTGGTCCGCCCCGGCTACGGCTGGCGGCACCATCCGGCGGTGAAGATGTGGGCCGGCTACGAGGAGGCGCTGGTCCGGTACGGCCTCGACATCTGCGCCGAGTGGGTCTCGACCGGCCGGGCCGACACCTGCGCCGCGACCCTGGTCGCCGACCTCGCCGCCACCTGCGGCCTGACCGAGGTACGCCGCCAGCCCGAGCTTTCCACCGCCGGTGAGCTGCCACCCTGGATCGGCCGGGAGGAGCTGCACCTGAGTCACCGCTCCTCGCTGCTGCGCAAGGATCCGGTGCACTATGGACCGATCTTCGGCGACGTGCCGGAGGTGCCGTACGTCTGGCCCGCCTCGGACCGCCCACCGAGCTGCCGCCCGCCGTCCCCGCCGTCCGCGCCGTCGCCACAGTCCCCGCCGTCGCCGCCGTCCGAGGAGTCGTGA
- the lhgO gene encoding L-2-hydroxyglutarate oxidase, which produces MTRYVIVGGGILGLAVAHRLRADRPRDTVTVLEKESGWAAHQTGHNSGVIHAGVYYRPGSLKATLCRAGSASMVRFCAEQGLPYEVCGKLVIATEPAELSRLHALHERAVGNGLPVTLVDPIEAAEYEPHVAAVAALRVASTGIVDFGAVCRRLAELLAGSGAELRLRTRVTGIQARPGELVVRTDAGDVTGDVLVNCAGLHADRLARLAGIYPPARIVPFRGEYYELVPQRRELVRGLIYPVPDPQFPFLGVHLTRMVDQTVHAGPNAVLATAREGYSWRRFDRRDVWEQVGYSGLWALARRHYRYGLTEVARSLSRRRFAASLARLVPELTEADIVPAGAGVRAQAVRPDGTLLDDFLIVEADRQVHVLNAPSPAATSSFEIARHIVDRLPVDR; this is translated from the coding sequence ATGACCAGGTACGTGATCGTGGGCGGCGGGATCCTCGGGCTCGCGGTGGCGCACCGGCTGCGTGCCGACCGGCCCCGGGACACGGTGACCGTGCTGGAGAAGGAGTCCGGCTGGGCCGCCCACCAGACCGGCCACAACTCCGGGGTGATCCACGCCGGGGTCTACTACCGGCCGGGCAGCCTGAAGGCGACCCTGTGCCGGGCCGGCAGCGCCTCGATGGTGCGGTTCTGCGCGGAGCAGGGACTGCCGTACGAGGTCTGCGGCAAGCTGGTCATCGCCACCGAACCGGCCGAACTGTCCCGGCTGCACGCCCTGCACGAGCGGGCGGTCGGCAACGGGCTGCCGGTGACCCTTGTCGACCCGATCGAGGCGGCCGAGTACGAGCCGCACGTCGCCGCCGTCGCCGCGCTGCGGGTCGCCTCGACCGGGATCGTCGACTTCGGCGCGGTCTGCCGGCGGCTCGCCGAACTCCTCGCCGGCAGCGGCGCCGAGCTGCGCCTGCGCACCCGGGTCACCGGGATCCAGGCCCGACCCGGCGAGCTGGTGGTGCGCACCGACGCGGGCGATGTCACCGGCGACGTACTCGTGAACTGCGCCGGGCTGCACGCCGACCGGCTCGCCCGGCTGGCCGGCATCTACCCGCCGGCCCGGATAGTGCCGTTCCGGGGCGAGTACTACGAGTTGGTCCCGCAGCGGCGAGAGCTGGTCCGTGGACTGATCTATCCGGTGCCCGACCCGCAGTTCCCGTTCCTCGGCGTACACCTGACCCGCATGGTCGACCAGACCGTGCACGCCGGCCCGAACGCGGTGCTGGCCACCGCCCGGGAGGGCTACTCGTGGCGCCGGTTCGACAGGCGCGACGTCTGGGAGCAGGTCGGCTACTCCGGCCTGTGGGCGCTGGCCCGCCGGCACTACCGGTACGGGCTGACCGAGGTGGCCCGGTCACTGTCCCGCAGGCGCTTCGCGGCCAGCCTGGCCCGGCTGGTGCCGGAGCTGACCGAAGCCGACATCGTCCCGGCCGGCGCCGGCGTGCGCGCCCAGGCGGTACGCCCGGACGGCACGCTGCTGGACGACTTCCTGATCGTCGAGGCGGACCGGCAGGTGCACGTCCTCAACGCACCGTCCCCGGCCGCGACCAGCTCGTTCGAGATCGCCCGGCACATCGTCGACAGACTCCCCGTCGACCGCTGA
- a CDS encoding dihydrofolate reductase family protein: MKVTLTQFVTLDGVSQGPGSPAEDPSDGFTRGGWLVPHLDELFVRRTSQWMDLADGLLLAGLVDTLRLVVAPTATGAGRRLLDQPGTAVGFRLVRSEATATGLLLLEYEPGTAAVAEYQGVGAFV, translated from the coding sequence ATGAAGGTCACTCTCACCCAGTTCGTCACCCTGGACGGGGTCAGCCAGGGCCCCGGCTCACCGGCCGAGGACCCGTCCGACGGTTTCACCCGGGGCGGCTGGCTCGTACCCCACCTGGACGAGCTGTTCGTCCGGCGTACCTCGCAGTGGATGGACCTCGCCGACGGCCTGCTGCTCGCCGGCCTGGTCGACACGCTCCGGCTGGTCGTCGCGCCCACCGCGACCGGTGCCGGGCGGCGGCTGCTCGACCAACCGGGCACCGCCGTCGGCTTCCGGCTCGTCCGGTCCGAGGCGACGGCGACCGGCCTGCTGCTGCTCGAATACGAGCCGGGCACCGCGGCGGTGGCCGAATACCAGGGCGTCGGCGCCTTCGTCTAG
- a CDS encoding XRE family transcriptional regulator, with protein sequence MLRAEFDSAALGQRLGVDSKTIDRWIGGRVPHRRNRLAVAEALGEEEAALWPTSRPDQAPGFASTGEVVSAYAHRADVPTDLWVGLLTGARDQIDILGYAAPFVFELTPRVHDLIAEKCAAGCRVRIALADPDCDHVQERDELEQLGGTLSGRIRNAFTMLGRIADVDGVQVGTHAVHLYNSWFRFDNQAIATPHLFRYRGYQHPALHLRRLSAFGIFETFAEQFLQVWETVQMREVSR encoded by the coding sequence ATGCTGAGGGCCGAATTCGACTCTGCCGCGCTTGGCCAGCGGCTCGGGGTAGATAGCAAGACCATCGATCGGTGGATCGGCGGCCGGGTACCGCATCGGCGTAACCGGCTGGCCGTGGCCGAGGCGCTCGGCGAGGAGGAGGCCGCGCTCTGGCCAACGTCCCGGCCGGACCAGGCGCCCGGGTTCGCGTCAACCGGCGAGGTGGTGTCGGCGTACGCACACCGTGCCGACGTGCCCACTGACCTGTGGGTCGGACTGCTGACCGGGGCCCGGGATCAGATCGACATCCTCGGGTACGCCGCCCCGTTCGTGTTCGAACTGACGCCGCGGGTCCATGACCTGATCGCCGAGAAGTGCGCGGCTGGCTGCCGGGTCCGGATCGCGCTCGCCGACCCGGACTGTGACCACGTCCAGGAGCGTGACGAGCTGGAGCAGCTCGGCGGGACCCTGTCGGGCAGGATCCGGAACGCGTTCACGATGCTCGGCCGCATCGCCGATGTCGACGGCGTGCAGGTCGGCACCCACGCGGTCCATCTCTACAACTCGTGGTTCCGGTTCGACAACCAGGCGATCGCCACTCCGCATCTGTTCCGGTACCGCGGCTATCAACATCCCGCACTGCACCTGCGTCGGCTGTCCGCCTTCGGTATCTTCGAGACCTTCGCCGAGCAGTTCCTACAGGTCTGGGAAACGGTACAGATGCGCGAGGTCAGCCGGTGA
- a CDS encoding NAD(P)/FAD-dependent oxidoreductase — MRRRPAEPVGPGRVRQPTEALVVGGGVAGISAAIVLAERGVRVTVLEARPRLGGRLDTRSETLADGTVAPVDHGFHAFFRQYYNLRSILRRIDPALALLRPVPGYPVLHADWPAEDFGRLPAKPPWNLLALLARSPSLRLADLRRMDTQAALPLLAYHSRHTYAELDDTSAAELLDALRLPDRARAMLFEVFSHSFFNHEADLSAAELLANFHFYFLGNPEGLGFDAPDRDYESAIWTPLAAHLRRHGARILLGQPVTSVRPDGDGWRLETAAGERHRARDVVLAVDPPALAALLAGSPELAARAPVLAGQVARSGTGPPYAVARYWLAGDVSPDRAVFSGVSRQDTLDSVTLYHRLEAESRRWAARTGGSVLELHAYACPAEVPAPELARRMRAELAGLWPEVADLPVRDLRCRVERQAPAFPPGRSADRPGVLTDADRLYLAGDGIGTELPSALLERAALTGILAANHILRRAGAGTEPVRTIRRYGLLAQRSRAGRPPAGR; from the coding sequence ATGCGACGACGGCCAGCCGAGCCGGTCGGCCCGGGTCGGGTCCGGCAGCCCACCGAGGCGCTGGTCGTCGGTGGCGGAGTCGCGGGCATCTCGGCGGCGATCGTGCTCGCCGAGCGGGGTGTCCGGGTCACCGTGCTGGAGGCGCGTCCCCGGCTCGGCGGCCGGCTCGACACCCGGTCGGAGACGCTGGCCGACGGCACGGTCGCGCCGGTAGACCACGGTTTCCACGCCTTCTTCCGGCAGTACTACAACCTGCGGTCGATCCTGCGCCGGATCGATCCGGCGCTGGCGCTGCTCCGGCCGGTACCCGGTTACCCGGTGCTGCACGCCGACTGGCCGGCCGAGGACTTCGGCCGGCTGCCGGCGAAACCGCCGTGGAACCTGCTCGCCCTGCTGGCCCGCAGCCCCAGCCTGCGCCTGGCCGACCTGCGCCGGATGGACACCCAGGCCGCACTGCCACTGCTCGCCTACCATTCCCGGCACACGTACGCCGAACTCGACGACACCAGCGCCGCCGAGCTGCTCGACGCACTCCGGCTGCCGGACCGGGCCCGGGCGATGCTCTTCGAGGTCTTCTCGCACTCGTTCTTCAACCACGAGGCCGACCTCTCGGCGGCGGAACTGCTGGCCAACTTCCACTTCTATTTCCTCGGCAATCCGGAAGGGCTCGGCTTCGACGCCCCGGACCGGGACTACGAGTCGGCGATCTGGACGCCGCTCGCCGCGCACCTGCGCCGGCACGGCGCCCGGATCCTGCTCGGGCAGCCGGTGACGTCGGTGCGGCCCGACGGCGACGGCTGGCGGCTGGAGACCGCCGCCGGGGAGCGGCACCGGGCCCGGGACGTGGTGCTGGCGGTGGACCCGCCGGCCCTGGCCGCGCTGCTGGCCGGCTCGCCGGAGCTGGCCGCCCGGGCACCCGTACTCGCCGGGCAGGTGGCCCGGTCCGGCACCGGGCCGCCGTACGCGGTCGCCCGGTACTGGCTGGCCGGCGACGTCTCCCCGGACCGGGCGGTGTTCAGCGGGGTGTCCCGACAGGACACCCTGGACTCGGTCACCCTCTACCACCGGCTGGAGGCGGAGTCCCGCCGCTGGGCCGCCCGGACCGGCGGATCGGTGCTGGAACTGCACGCGTACGCCTGCCCGGCGGAGGTGCCCGCGCCGGAGCTGGCCCGGCGGATGCGGGCCGAGTTGGCCGGACTCTGGCCCGAGGTGGCCGACCTGCCGGTCCGTGACCTGCGCTGCCGGGTCGAGCGGCAGGCCCCGGCGTTCCCGCCGGGCCGCTCGGCCGACCGGCCCGGCGTGCTCACCGACGCGGACCGGCTCTACCTGGCCGGTGACGGGATCGGGACCGAGCTGCCCAGCGCGCTGCTGGAGCGGGCCGCCCTGACCGGCATCCTCGCCGCCAACCACATCCTCCGGCGGGCCGGCGCCGGCACCGAACCGGTCCGCACCATCCGCCGGTACGGCCTGCTGGCCCAGCGTTCCCGAGCCGGCCGCCCCCCAGCCGGCCGCTGA
- a CDS encoding phosphatase PAP2 family protein, which yields MRETTTVRRPLRLRPVRPAGWWLDGVLVAAVVGLTAALAAGQLLGLDLAVRDWVDAHRPGPAYWVARVFNSLGQGGWFLMPIAFGLAALVGWRTRSVRPLLVPVGAFVLTSFTIGPMKLWLDRGYPHNFELPHPEELFSDPVDGTAYPSGHVANAVVWYAAIALLFAALLRTLDRPDAPPALYAAIRLVPPVIVFCTTTYLGWHWITDSVAGLLLGLFLGRLLDRVPWDDLPLPALPGGLHRRGVFTDDL from the coding sequence ATGCGGGAAACCACCACGGTACGCCGACCGTTGCGGCTGCGCCCGGTCCGTCCGGCCGGCTGGTGGCTCGACGGCGTACTCGTCGCGGCGGTGGTCGGGTTGACCGCCGCGCTCGCCGCCGGCCAGCTGCTCGGCCTGGATCTGGCAGTACGGGACTGGGTCGACGCGCACCGGCCGGGGCCGGCGTACTGGGTGGCCCGGGTGTTCAACTCGCTGGGCCAGGGCGGCTGGTTCCTGATGCCTATCGCGTTCGGGCTGGCGGCGCTGGTCGGCTGGCGTACCCGGTCGGTCCGGCCACTGCTGGTGCCGGTCGGCGCGTTCGTGCTGACCTCGTTCACGATCGGCCCGATGAAGCTGTGGTTGGACCGCGGCTATCCGCACAACTTCGAGCTGCCGCATCCGGAGGAGCTGTTCAGCGACCCGGTGGACGGCACGGCGTACCCGTCCGGGCACGTGGCGAACGCCGTCGTCTGGTACGCCGCGATCGCGCTCCTGTTCGCCGCGCTGCTGCGTACGCTGGACCGCCCCGACGCCCCGCCCGCGCTCTACGCCGCGATCCGGCTGGTGCCGCCGGTGATCGTCTTCTGCACCACCACCTACCTCGGCTGGCACTGGATCACCGACTCGGTCGCCGGGTTGCTGCTCGGGCTCTTCCTCGGCCGGCTGCTCGACCGGGTGCCCTGGGACGACCTGCCGCTGCCCGCCCTGCCCGGTGGACTGCACCGTCGCGGAGTGTTCACCGACGACCTCTAG
- a CDS encoding NAD-binding protein, protein MADLWRTRARRAFETRLRDGLRTNGDHRPHYVVCGQDALAVHLVSELLGNDPQGSAVRVTVIVPHRRRPDGPDIRAIRGIRVVQSDRLDEETFKTAGLVGADGLALLHQDDVGNIHAALCAQEVEPDLRVVLRMFNMSLGNGIRQLFPNSAVLSDASMAAPAFVAAALGEVAPTYFRHGGRTLFVADRSEVRPEQVVCGLADTRDPHHPVVLPADPADADLVLAEADGQVGTEQATRRRLLRRQRGERRTQHWRRHRIAALLRAVRSFATRKIGMATIAVLAVMVVLGAMLSLAEHTSIGNAIYLTLVTTIVGADPDLEKGAAAQILQVVLNLAGLALIPLITAAVVDGIVKARLALDAGLLPGERSGHVVVVGLGNVGTRVMWQLNDLGVEVVAIDQDPEARGAAVARRLDIPLIIGDAAREETLDAASVGTAQALVVVSTDDVTNLQAALNARTLRPELRVVLRLFDGDFAQRIQKTFRIGVSRSVSYLAAPSFSAALLNRAVIATIPVARHALLVAEVPIAPGSALAGQRLGVVGQAEWVRVVALTGAGQRRSEWSPAAEHQLRPGDVLTVVVRRAGLNRLLREASTPPPPALDSGAVPAGRPADPAGWSSDPSRPSRRTVPRQSGRAATRSQPGRPTRRIQPNPSPSRGPDPQ, encoded by the coding sequence ATGGCGGATCTCTGGCGTACCCGGGCCCGGCGCGCGTTCGAGACCCGACTGCGGGACGGCCTGCGGACCAACGGCGACCACCGCCCGCACTACGTCGTCTGCGGCCAGGACGCCCTCGCCGTCCACCTGGTCAGCGAACTGCTCGGCAACGATCCGCAGGGCAGCGCCGTACGGGTGACAGTGATCGTGCCGCACCGGCGCCGCCCCGACGGGCCGGACATCCGCGCGATCCGGGGCATCCGGGTGGTCCAGTCGGACCGGCTCGACGAGGAGACCTTCAAGACCGCCGGGCTGGTCGGGGCGGACGGACTGGCCCTGCTGCACCAGGACGACGTCGGCAACATCCACGCCGCACTCTGCGCCCAGGAGGTCGAACCGGACCTGCGGGTGGTGCTGCGGATGTTCAACATGAGCCTCGGCAACGGCATCCGGCAACTCTTCCCGAACAGCGCCGTACTCTCCGACGCCTCGATGGCCGCCCCGGCGTTCGTCGCGGCGGCGCTCGGCGAGGTGGCGCCGACGTACTTCCGGCACGGCGGTCGTACCCTCTTCGTCGCCGACCGGAGCGAGGTCCGGCCGGAGCAGGTGGTCTGCGGGCTGGCCGACACCCGCGACCCGCACCATCCGGTGGTGCTGCCGGCCGACCCCGCCGACGCCGACCTGGTGCTGGCCGAGGCGGACGGCCAGGTCGGCACCGAGCAGGCCACCCGGCGGCGGCTGCTGCGCCGGCAGCGGGGTGAGCGGCGTACCCAGCACTGGCGGCGGCACCGGATCGCGGCCCTGCTCCGGGCGGTACGCTCGTTCGCCACCCGCAAGATCGGGATGGCCACCATCGCGGTACTCGCGGTGATGGTGGTGCTCGGCGCCATGCTCTCGCTCGCCGAGCACACCAGCATCGGCAACGCGATCTACCTGACCCTGGTGACCACGATCGTCGGCGCCGATCCGGACCTCGAAAAAGGCGCGGCGGCCCAGATACTCCAGGTGGTGCTGAACCTGGCCGGGCTGGCGCTGATCCCGCTGATCACCGCCGCGGTGGTGGACGGGATCGTCAAGGCCCGGCTGGCGCTGGACGCCGGCCTGCTGCCCGGCGAACGCAGCGGACACGTCGTGGTGGTGGGCCTGGGCAACGTCGGTACCCGGGTGATGTGGCAGCTCAACGACCTCGGCGTCGAGGTGGTCGCGATCGACCAGGACCCGGAGGCCCGGGGCGCGGCGGTCGCCCGCCGGCTGGACATCCCGCTGATCATCGGCGACGCCGCCCGGGAGGAGACCCTGGACGCCGCCTCGGTCGGCACCGCGCAGGCCCTGGTGGTGGTCTCCACCGACGACGTGACGAACCTCCAGGCGGCACTGAACGCCCGGACGCTCCGCCCCGAGCTGCGGGTGGTGCTGCGGCTCTTCGACGGCGACTTCGCGCAGCGGATCCAGAAGACCTTCCGGATCGGCGTCTCCCGCAGCGTCTCCTACCTGGCCGCGCCCTCCTTCTCGGCGGCCCTGCTGAACCGGGCGGTGATCGCGACGATCCCGGTCGCCCGGCACGCGCTGCTGGTCGCCGAGGTGCCGATCGCGCCGGGCTCGGCCCTGGCCGGGCAGCGCCTCGGGGTGGTCGGCCAGGCGGAGTGGGTCCGGGTGGTCGCGCTCACCGGTGCCGGTCAGCGGCGTTCCGAGTGGTCGCCGGCAGCGGAGCACCAGCTCCGCCCCGGGGACGTGCTGACCGTCGTCGTCCGGCGGGCCGGCCTGAACCGGCTGCTCCGGGAGGCGAGTACGCCACCGCCGCCGGCTCTGGACTCGGGTGCGGTGCCGGCGGGTCGACCGGCCGACCCGGCGGGCTGGTCGTCGGATCCGAGCCGGCCCAGCCGGCGGACGGTACCCCGGCAGTCGGGCCGGGCGGCCACCCGGAGCCAGCCGGGCCGGCCGACCCGGCGAATCCAGCCGAACCCGTCGCCGTCCCGCGGCCCCGATCCGCAGTAG
- a CDS encoding DUF4032 domain-containing protein, which translates to MRITSALVDPALLDLPWSTPLEQWPADQLVALPQGISRHIVRFVRLAGTVYAVKETGERVAEREYDLLRSLERIDFPSVEAVAIVADRHDERGEPLDPVLITRHLQFSLPYRALFSHTLRPETLSRLLDALAALIVRMHLTGFFWGDCSLSNTLFRRDAGAFAAYLVDAETGALHSRLSNGQRDEDLEIARVNIFGEALDLEAAGLLHPSIDPEVVCEEVVLRYQRLWHEITYEQQVEREARHDIEGRIRRLNELGFDVAEVAMSVVDGGRYLVRPKVVDAGYHTRRLLRLTGLDAEENQARRLLNDLDTYRAESDLTDEQQAAHRWLTEVFEPVVRAVPAHLRNKLEAAELFAQVIEHRWRLSERAGRDVGLAPAVQSFLADELVHRPDEQAVLGVDVG; encoded by the coding sequence GTGCGGATCACCTCGGCCCTCGTCGACCCGGCGCTGCTCGACCTTCCCTGGTCGACCCCGCTGGAGCAGTGGCCCGCCGACCAGTTGGTGGCGCTGCCCCAGGGAATCTCCCGGCACATCGTCCGGTTCGTCCGGCTCGCCGGCACCGTCTACGCGGTCAAGGAGACCGGCGAGCGGGTGGCCGAGCGCGAGTACGACCTGCTCCGTTCGCTGGAACGGATCGACTTCCCGTCGGTGGAGGCGGTGGCGATCGTCGCCGACCGACACGACGAGCGCGGCGAACCGCTCGACCCGGTGTTGATCACCCGGCACCTCCAGTTCAGCCTGCCGTACCGGGCGCTCTTCTCGCACACGCTGCGCCCCGAGACGCTGAGCCGGCTGCTCGACGCGCTCGCCGCGCTTATCGTCCGGATGCACCTGACCGGCTTCTTCTGGGGCGACTGCTCGCTGTCCAACACCCTGTTCCGGCGGGACGCCGGTGCCTTCGCCGCCTACCTGGTCGACGCCGAGACCGGTGCGCTGCACTCCCGGCTCTCCAACGGGCAGCGGGACGAGGACCTGGAGATCGCCCGGGTCAACATCTTCGGCGAGGCGCTGGACCTGGAGGCCGCCGGCCTGCTGCACCCCTCGATCGACCCGGAGGTGGTCTGCGAGGAGGTGGTACTCCGCTACCAGCGACTGTGGCACGAGATCACCTACGAGCAGCAGGTCGAGCGGGAGGCCCGGCACGACATCGAGGGCCGGATCCGCCGGCTCAACGAACTCGGCTTCGACGTCGCCGAGGTGGCGATGTCGGTGGTGGACGGTGGGCGCTACCTGGTGCGGCCCAAGGTGGTCGACGCCGGCTACCACACCCGTCGGCTGCTCCGGCTGACCGGGCTGGACGCCGAGGAGAACCAGGCCCGCCGGCTCCTCAACGACCTGGACACCTACCGGGCGGAGAGCGACCTCACCGACGAGCAGCAGGCGGCGCACCGCTGGCTGACCGAGGTCTTCGAGCCGGTGGTCCGGGCGGTGCCGGCGCACCTGCGCAACAAACTCGAGGCGGCGGAACTCTTCGCACAGGTCATCGAGCACCGCTGGCGGCTGTCCGAACGGGCCGGCCGGGACGTCGGGCTGGCGCCGGCCGTGCAGTCGTTCCTCGCCGACGAACTGGTGCACCGCCCGGACGAACAGGCCGTACTCGGCGTCGACGTCGGCTGA
- a CDS encoding NUDIX domain-containing protein: MSRRMDYFDDPSAPAATSLVPGGAAVVVDEQGRLLLQRRADSGNWSLPGGTMELGETLGAAVVREVREETGLDVELTGILGIYTDPRHVIAYADGEVRQEFVIAFTARPVGGNLAVSVESTEVAWFDPAAVADLRMHESVRLRIGHWLDGGGPHIG, from the coding sequence GTGAGCCGAAGGATGGACTACTTCGATGACCCGTCGGCCCCGGCAGCTACCTCGTTGGTTCCCGGGGGTGCCGCCGTGGTTGTCGATGAACAGGGACGGTTGCTGCTGCAACGGCGGGCGGACTCCGGAAACTGGTCACTGCCGGGCGGCACGATGGAACTCGGCGAGACGCTCGGCGCCGCCGTGGTGCGGGAGGTCCGGGAGGAGACTGGGCTCGACGTCGAGCTGACCGGCATCCTCGGGATCTACACCGACCCCCGGCACGTCATCGCGTACGCCGATGGCGAGGTGCGGCAGGAATTCGTGATTGCGTTCACCGCTCGCCCGGTTGGCGGAAATCTGGCGGTAAGTGTCGAGTCCACCGAGGTCGCCTGGTTCGATCCGGCCGCCGTAGCCGACCTTCGGATGCACGAGTCGGTGCGGCTGCGGATCGGACACTGGTTGGACGGTGGAGGGCCGCACATCGGATGA
- a CDS encoding SRPBCC domain-containing protein has protein sequence MNPDRTMNPDLDLALTRIIRAPRPVVWRAWTDPSRFAKWWVPAPSLCRVDRLDVRPGGGLVTRLSDDGVEFVPHMDASFLVVDELERIVFTNAIDSGWRPTLPDPIAMTAEITLGDHPDGTDYRILLRHGDPAARARHEELGFVDGWGSVAKQLAEVAESEAAR, from the coding sequence ATGAACCCTGACCGCACGATGAACCCCGACCTCGACCTGGCCCTGACCCGGATCATCCGCGCTCCCCGCCCCGTCGTCTGGCGGGCCTGGACGGACCCGTCCCGTTTCGCGAAGTGGTGGGTGCCGGCGCCCAGCCTCTGCCGCGTCGACCGCCTCGACGTCCGCCCCGGCGGCGGGCTGGTGACCCGGCTCAGCGACGACGGGGTGGAGTTCGTCCCGCACATGGACGCGAGCTTCCTGGTCGTCGACGAACTGGAGCGGATCGTCTTCACCAACGCCATCGACAGCGGATGGCGGCCTACGCTCCCCGACCCGATCGCGATGACCGCCGAGATCACCCTGGGCGACCACCCGGACGGCACCGACTACCGGATCCTGCTCCGGCACGGCGACCCCGCCGCCCGCGCCCGGCACGAGGAACTCGGCTTCGTCGACGGCTGGGGGTCGGTCGCCAAACAACTCGCCGAGGTCGCCGAGAGCGAGGCGGCCCGATGA
- a CDS encoding APC family permease, whose product MSELERRLGVRDAVVIGLGSMLGAGVFVVFAPAAAAAGSGFGLLGALAVAGLVAYCNATSSARLAARYPESGGTYVYGRERLGPFAGFLAGWGFVVGKTASCAAMALTIGAYLWPGYARPVAVAAVLAVTGVNLRGVRKTARVTRWLVTVTLVVLALVALVGLFGGEFRPARLGDAVGGPAGAGVLTAAGLLFFAFAGYARIATLGEEVRDPAHTIPRAVPTALGLVLVIYLGLAVVALSVLGPARLAASAAPLAELVDASGLPGLAWLVRAGATVAVLGVLLALVAGVGRTTLAMARRRDLPGGLAAVHPTYRVPHRAELAVAAVVVLVVALGDVRGAIGFSSCTVLVYYAITNAAALTLGRDPGRRLPVRAVAAVGLVGCLLLAVTLPVGSVLAGFAVLAVGVLGYAARRFARPGRDSTTGP is encoded by the coding sequence GTGTCAGAGCTGGAGCGCCGGCTGGGCGTACGGGATGCGGTGGTCATCGGCCTGGGGTCGATGCTCGGGGCCGGGGTGTTCGTGGTCTTCGCCCCGGCGGCGGCCGCCGCCGGCAGCGGGTTCGGCCTGTTGGGCGCGCTGGCCGTCGCCGGACTGGTCGCCTACTGCAACGCCACCAGTTCGGCCCGGCTCGCCGCCCGCTATCCGGAGTCCGGCGGCACCTACGTGTACGGCCGGGAGCGCCTCGGCCCGTTCGCCGGTTTTCTCGCCGGCTGGGGCTTCGTGGTCGGCAAGACCGCGAGCTGTGCCGCGATGGCGCTGACCATCGGGGCGTACCTGTGGCCCGGCTACGCCCGCCCGGTGGCGGTGGCGGCCGTGCTGGCGGTGACCGGGGTGAACCTGCGCGGCGTGCGGAAGACGGCCCGGGTCACCCGTTGGCTGGTGACGGTCACCCTGGTGGTGCTCGCCCTGGTGGCCCTGGTGGGATTATTCGGCGGCGAGTTCCGGCCGGCACGCCTAGGTGACGCCGTCGGCGGGCCGGCCGGTGCCGGTGTGCTCACCGCCGCCGGGCTGCTCTTCTTCGCCTTCGCCGGATACGCCCGGATCGCCACCCTCGGCGAGGAGGTACGCGACCCCGCGCACACCATCCCCCGGGCGGTGCCGACCGCGCTCGGTCTGGTGCTGGTGATCTATCTGGGGCTGGCCGTGGTCGCGCTCTCGGTGCTCGGTCCGGCCCGGCTGGCGGCCTCCGCCGCGCCGCTCGCCGAGCTGGTGGACGCCTCCGGGCTGCCCGGGTTGGCCTGGCTGGTCCGGGCCGGTGCGACGGTGGCGGTGCTCGGGGTGCTGCTGGCGCTGGTCGCCGGGGTCGGCCGGACCACGCTGGCGATGGCCCGCCGCCGCGACCTGCCGGGCGGGCTGGCCGCCGTGCATCCGACGTACCGGGTGCCGCACCGCGCCGAACTCGCCGTTGCCGCGGTGGTGGTGCTGGTGGTGGCGCTCGGCGACGTCCGGGGCGCGATCGGCTTCTCCAGTTGCACGGTGCTGGTCTACTACGCGATCACCAACGCCGCCGCGCTGACCCTGGGCCGGGATCCGGGCCGCCGGCTGCCGGTCCGGGCGGTGGCCGCCGTCGGGCTGGTCGGCTGCCTGCTGCTTGCGGTCACCCTGCCGGTCGGCAGTGTGCTGGCCGGGTTCGCCGTGCTCGCCGTCGGCGTGCTCGGCTACGCCGCCCGCCGGTTCGCCCGACCGGGCCGGGACTCGACAACCGGCCCATGA